ATAAGAATCACGCCATTAAAAACGGGAGAAGTACTATTTTGAATAATGCTGTCAATTTTTGAAGTATACGTATCTTTTTTTTGTGCCGAAGAATGACAACCAGAAAGAATAGATAATAGCAATAAAAGATAGGAAAATTTAAAAATTGAATTCATTTGATTATGATCGATCTAAATAATTTATAATTAACAATTCACCATTCGCAATTAAACTAAAACATTCCGTTTTCGTTAATGGTTTCAGCGGGAATTGGCTGTCCTAAATCCCAGAGTTCGACTATTTTGTTGTTTTCGAATCTGGCAATATGAACTACAGCAAAACCAAGATCATCAGAGTTTTGTTTGAGATGGGAATGAACAGAAACTAAATCTCCATCTTCTAAGATATTATGAATGGAGAAAATCTTATTTGGATTTTTTCTGGCAGATTCTTCCATTGCCAGCATTAAAGTATTGGCATCACCTTTAAAATAGGCATTATGGTGTTTGAAATTTTCTCCCGTATGCAGTCGGAAAGCCTCGTGTGAATGTCCACTGGCACAAAGATGCAGGAAGTTTTGGGTAATTTCTTTCTTAGTCATACTTTAAAAGTTTTAGAGCAAACTAAGTTATGAAATAAGTAAGTAGAAAATTAAATAATATTTAAATCATTAGATTTTAAGTATTGATTCTGGTTAATGATTTTTTTTGCTTCTGGGCTTATCCAAAAATTTGGACGGAACAACTTGGTGCTACTTTGCAATTTGGCTTTATTAGATATTGCTTTTATGTTTTTTACAAGATTGTTGAATAGATTATAAGTTGAAAAAGTATGGGCATCAATAATTTCGAAATTATCTTTTCTAAAACTAACAAATTTTGGATAAGTAAATTCTAACCCAATTGTACCTTCTTCATTCATGTAAGCAACACTTACGCTTTCTTTAATCTTAAAATAAGTGAGGTAAAGAGGTCTTATATTGATAACAGGTTCAGTTGGACTAACTAATTTGAAATCACTCGAAACAATGCCTCTCTTACTAACAATATCTTCAAACTGTATTTTACTTATATCATCAATTATAGATATTCTGATTTTACTCGCAAATGTCCATCGATCTTTATTGTTTCCTGTCAAAATATTATTAAAAAAGTCTCCGTAACTATTAAAAATAAATTTGTCATCTGATTTTTTATAATCGATTTCAACTCTTGTATTTGTTATAACAAAAGAATATTCCTGTTTTTCAAAAATAGATTCGAATTCTTCAGGTGTTATTACAAAATTAAATGTGTTCCAGCCCTTTCCAGCACCTAATCCTCCAAAATATGACATAATCTAAAAACTTAAAATAGATTACAAATCTATAGTATTTTTACTACGTTTTAAAATCTTTTTAATTAAAAGACTGCCTAAATTCTAAAGGTGAAATATTGGTTTTTGTTTTAAACAATTTGCTAAAAGACTGCTGATGTTCAAAACCCAGTTCGAAAGCAATTTCACTGATGGATAATTGAGTTGTCGAAAGTTTTTCTTTGGCTTTTTCAATTAATTTATTGTGAATGTGCTGTTGTGTACTTTGACCTGTATGGAGTTTTAATAATCCGCTTAAATAATTAGGCGAGACATTTAAATTCTCGGCAATATAGGGTACTGTAGGAAGTCCTTTTGTAATTAAAACAGTATCGTTAAAATATTCTTCCAGTAGTTTTTCAAGACGTGCAAGAATCTGGTGGCTGCTTATTTTTCTAGTAATAAATTGTCGGTTGTAGAATCGTTCAGCATAGGTAAGAAACAATTCAATTTGGGCAATAATAACGTCCTGACTGAATTTATCAATATTCGACTGGTATTCCTGCTGAATGTTTTTGATAATATCAATAAGCATATTTTCTTCTTTTTCAGAAAGATGCAACGCTTCATTGACGGCATAGCCAAAATATTCGTACTGTTTGATTTTGTGTGCCAAAGGTGTATTCCATAAAAAATCAGGATGGATCAATAATGACCATCCTGTGTGTTTCATTTCGGCATTGCCTTCTATGGAAAAAACTTGTCCCGGCGAAATAAACATTAAAACGCCTTCATTAAAATCATATTCCTGCTGGCCGTAACGCATTTTTGCATTGGCATTTCTTTTCAGCGCAATAGAATAAAAGTCAAGAATAAGGCTCTTAGGTTCTTCTTCATTCAGATATTTTAAATCTTCAAAATTATAAACGCTCACCAAAGGATGTTCAGGTTTAGGCAAATCCCGAAACTGGTGGAATTCGCTTATAGTTTTGAATCTAAGAGGTTGCTGATTTGCCATAGCTAAAGTTACTTATTTTTGATTGTAAAATGAAGCAAATTCTGTGGCATAATCCGCCAGTTTTGTTTTTCCCATTTCAGATGGTCGGTTTCGGTAATAATCTTCACCTAAAGTACCGTTGTAAAGAGCGGCATACATTTCAACCAAACCTTGTGCAATTTTAGGCTGCATTCCAGCAGAAACCAAACCTTGTAAAGTTTCTTCGTCGCTGATTAAATTCCATTTCAAATCTGGAATTCCGA
This is a stretch of genomic DNA from Flavobacterium endoglycinae. It encodes these proteins:
- a CDS encoding nuclear transport factor 2 family protein, which codes for MTKKEITQNFLHLCASGHSHEAFRLHTGENFKHHNAYFKGDANTLMLAMEESARKNPNKIFSIHNILEDGDLVSVHSHLKQNSDDLGFAVVHIARFENNKIVELWDLGQPIPAETINENGMF
- a CDS encoding helix-turn-helix domain-containing protein, with protein sequence MANQQPLRFKTISEFHQFRDLPKPEHPLVSVYNFEDLKYLNEEEPKSLILDFYSIALKRNANAKMRYGQQEYDFNEGVLMFISPGQVFSIEGNAEMKHTGWSLLIHPDFLWNTPLAHKIKQYEYFGYAVNEALHLSEKEENMLIDIIKNIQQEYQSNIDKFSQDVIIAQIELFLTYAERFYNRQFITRKISSHQILARLEKLLEEYFNDTVLITKGLPTVPYIAENLNVSPNYLSGLLKLHTGQSTQQHIHNKLIEKAKEKLSTTQLSISEIAFELGFEHQQSFSKLFKTKTNISPLEFRQSFN